The window CCGGGCCGAGGCCAAGCGCCGCCGCGAGGAGGAGCGCGAGCGGACACGCCCGGACCAAACGTAGGGGCACGGCGAGAGAAAGAGCGCGGAGAGCAAGGAGCGAATGGAGGGTACATTAGAAGGGCCTGTACGCGAATCCCTCCCCGCCCTCCGTTCCCTCCCCGCTGAACAGACCCGAACCCAACACGTCATGAAACGCTCCCTCCGCATCGCCGTCCCCGTCTTCGTCGTCGCGCTTGCCCTCGGGGTCTTCGTCGGGGCGTTCTGGCCAGCCGACGATGACTTCTTCGCGATCAAGAAGAACTTCACCATCTTCGGCAAGATCTACGAGGAGCTCTCGACCGGCTATGTGGACGACCTCGACGCGGAGCAGCTCATGCGGACCGGGATCGACGCGATGCTCCAGACGCTCGACCCGTACACCGTCTTCATCGACGAGGCCGACAACGAGGACATTCAGATTATCACGCGCGGGCGCTACGGCGGCGTCGGCGTCTCCGTCGGGCAGCGCGGCGGGCGGACGGTCGTGCTCCAGGTGTTCGAGGACGCGAGCGCCTTCGAGCAGGGCGTCCGCACGGGCGACATCATCCTCAGCATCGCCGGCACGCCGACCGACGGCCTCGACGCCGACCAGATCCGCGACCTCTTCCGGGGGGACTCCGGCACGGCGGTCAGCGTCCGCATCGAGCGCGAGGGCGAGATGGAGCCGCTCGACTTCCGGCTGACGCGCTCGACGGTCCAGCTCAAAAACGTCACCTACGCCGAGTACGTCACCGGCGGCGTGGGCTTCGTCAAGCTCGAGCGCTTCGCCCGCGACGCCGCCTCCGAGGTGGAGACGGCGGTGCGCAAGCTCCAGGAAGAGGGCGACCTGCAAGGCCTCGTGCTCGACCTGCGCGGCAACCCCGGCGGCCTCCTCGAAGCGGCGGTCGATATCTCCGGGCTCTTCCTGCCCGAAGGCTCGACGGTCGTCTCGACGCGCGGCCGGGCCGCCGAGAGCGAGCGCGTCTACCGCAGCCGCTCGGCCCCGATTGCGCCCGACGTGCCGCTCGTTGTCCTCGTGGACGGCAGCAGCGCCTCGGCGAGCGAGATCGTGGCTGGCGCGATGCAGGACCACGACCGGGGTATCGTCGTCGGCGAGCGGACCTTTGGCAAGGGCCTCGTGCAGGTCGTCAAGGGCCTCCCATACCACACCTCGCTCAAGCTGACGACGGCGAAGTACTACACCCCGAGCGGGCGGCTCATCCAGGCGATCCAGTATTCCCGCGACACCGCCGGCGGGCGCGCTGTCGAGGTCGCCGACTCGCTCCGCCGCGCCTACACGACCGCCGGCGGACGCGTGGTCTACGACGGCAAGGGCATCGAGCCGGACGTCGAGGAGAGCCTCGGCGCGATGAGCGAGCTGGAGGAGGCCCTTGTCCGGCAGGCCGCGTTCTTCCTCTTCGCCAACCGCTACGCCGCCACGCGCGAAGACCCGGGTGACGCCCTCACCGTCACCGACGCCGACCTCCGCGACTTCCAGGCCTGGGTCGACGCCGAGGGGATCACCTACCGCACGCGCGCCGAGCAGGCCCTCGACGCGCTCGCCGACGACCTCGACGGGGCCGGCTACGCCGAGACCGCCGACGAGATCGACGCCCTCCGCGCCGAGGTCACCGACGAGAAAGAGGCCGACTTCGCGCGCCACGCGCCGCGCCTCAAGGAGCGCCTCCGCCGCGAGATCCTCGCCCGCTACCTCGGCGAGAGCGCCCAGATCGAGGCGTCCTTCCGCGACGACTTCCAGCTCAACCGCGGGCTGGACCTGCTCGGCGACGCTGCGGCCTACCGGGCGGTGCTGTCGGACGAATAACCGGACCGTATCTTGGGATCACGCTAATGGGGGCGACGCGGTGCGTCGCCCCTACGTTTTTTCCCGCACCGAGCCGGCTCGGCTGGAGCGAACGCCGTTTGCTCCTACGAAGCGGCCCTCGATTTTCCGACCCCCGACTCTGCCGCATGGACCCGGTCAACATTCTGATTCTCGGCGCGGCAGGCGTAGCCGGCGGGTTCGTGGCGGGGCTGCTCGGTGTCGGGGGCGGGATCATCTTTGCGCCGGTGCTCTTCTTTTTCTACAGCGCGCGCGGGGTCGACCCGGACCTGATCGCGCCGCTCACGCTGGGAACGAGCCTGTTCTGCACGCTCGTCACGGCCCTCGCGGGGACTGCGACGCACTGGGGCGCGGGGCTGATCGGGCGGCGTGTGGCGGTCGTCGTCGGGGCGTTCAGCGCGGCGGCCGTCGTGGGGATGACGCTCTTCGTGACGACGCAGCCGTGGTACAGCGGGCGCGTCTTCCAGATCGTCCTCGCGGCGATCCTGCTGGGGGCGGTCTACCGGATGGTGACCGGCAAGCGCCCGAAGAAGACCTCGGGCTGGCGCGACCGGCTGCGGACGGGCACCCCGTTCCTCGCCGCGACCGGGGCCGCGGCCGGCAGCGTGGCGAGCGCAGCGGGCGTCGGCGGCGGGATCGTCCTCGTCCCGGCCTA is drawn from Bacteroidota bacterium and contains these coding sequences:
- a CDS encoding S41 family peptidase, yielding MKRSLRIAVPVFVVALALGVFVGAFWPADDDFFAIKKNFTIFGKIYEELSTGYVDDLDAEQLMRTGIDAMLQTLDPYTVFIDEADNEDIQIITRGRYGGVGVSVGQRGGRTVVLQVFEDASAFEQGVRTGDIILSIAGTPTDGLDADQIRDLFRGDSGTAVSVRIEREGEMEPLDFRLTRSTVQLKNVTYAEYVTGGVGFVKLERFARDAASEVETAVRKLQEEGDLQGLVLDLRGNPGGLLEAAVDISGLFLPEGSTVVSTRGRAAESERVYRSRSAPIAPDVPLVVLVDGSSASASEIVAGAMQDHDRGIVVGERTFGKGLVQVVKGLPYHTSLKLTTAKYYTPSGRLIQAIQYSRDTAGGRAVEVADSLRRAYTTAGGRVVYDGKGIEPDVEESLGAMSELEEALVRQAAFFLFANRYAATREDPGDALTVTDADLRDFQAWVDAEGITYRTRAEQALDALADDLDGAGYAETADEIDALRAEVTDEKEADFARHAPRLKERLRREILARYLGESAQIEASFRDDFQLNRGLDLLGDAAAYRAVLSDE
- a CDS encoding sulfite exporter TauE/SafE family protein, whose amino-acid sequence is MDPVNILILGAAGVAGGFVAGLLGVGGGIIFAPVLFFFYSARGVDPDLIAPLTLGTSLFCTLVTALAGTATHWGAGLIGRRVAVVVGAFSAAAVVGMTLFVTTQPWYSGRVFQIVLAAILLGAVYRMVTGKRPKKTSGWRDRLRTGTPFLAATGAAAGSVASAAGVGGGIVLVPAYNQLLRLPLKTATATSLATIILISFSGVAMYAATGLAVETPPTALGYVDFGQAVWMVLPALVTARLGVKTAERVNVRLIRFSFAGLAVLVAGRLLWRAFGG